The Microcebus murinus isolate Inina chromosome 4, M.murinus_Inina_mat1.0, whole genome shotgun sequence genome has a segment encoding these proteins:
- the LOC105863105 gene encoding olfactory receptor 5AK3-like: protein MEQNNGTEVTGFILLGFVGQHKYWHILFMVFLVIYVATLVGNIGMMLLIRTDSSLHTPMYFFLQHLAFVDLCYTSAITPKMLKNFIGTKQSISFIGCMVQLLVYGTFATTDCYLLAAMAVDRYVAICNPLRYPVIMSQRLCIQLLVGSYVIGFLNASVNTGFTFSLNFCKSNTINHFFCDEPPILALSCSSIDFNILLLSVFVGWNLMCTVMVVIFSYIYILAAVLRISSAVGRKKAFSTCASHLTAVTIFYGTLSYMYLHPHTDESQEQEKVASVFYGIIIPMLNPLIYSLRNQDVIEALKRMGKKCF, encoded by the coding sequence ATGGAACAAAACAATGGCACTGAAGTGACTGGATTCATTCTTCTGGGATTTGTTGGTCAACACAAGTATTGGCATATCCTCTTTATGGTATTTCTAGTGATCTATGTGGCCACCCTAGTGGGTAATATTGGAATGATGCTACTCATCAGGACTGATTCTTCCcttcacacccccatgtacttcttcctccaACACTTGGCGTTCGTTGATCTCTGCTACACCTCTGCCATCACTCCCAAGATGTTGAAAAACTTCATAGGCACAAAACAATCCATCTCATTCATAGGATGTATGGTGCAATTACTAGTCTACGGCACTTTTGCAACAACTGACTGCTACCTCCTGGCTGCTATGGCAGTAGACCGttatgtggccatctgcaacccACTCCGCTATCCAGTTATCATGTCCCAGAGACTCTGCATTCAGCTGTTAGTTGGTTCATATGTCATTGGTTTCCTAAATGCCTCTGTAAACACAGGTTTTACCTTTTCTTTGAACTTTTGCAAATCCAATACAATTAATCACTTTTTCTGTGATGAACCTCCAATTCTTGCCCTGTCATGCTCCAGTATCGACTTCAACATTTTGCTACTCTCAGTATTTGTGGGATGGAACTTGATGTGCACCGTAATGGTGGTCATCTTTTCCTACATATATATCCTGGCTGCCGTCCTGAGGATATCTTCCGCTGTTGGGAGGAAAAAAGCCTTCTCCACGTGTGCCTCCCATCTGACAGCAGTCACCATTTTCTACGGGACTCTCTCTTACATGTATCTACACCCTCATACCGATGAGTCTCAAGAGCAAGAAAAAGTGGCTTCTGTGTTTTACGGCATCATTATCCCCATGTTAAACCCCTTGATCTATAGCCTGAGAAACCAAGATGTGATTGAAGCCCTGAAAAGGATGGGTAAGAAGTGTTTCTAA
- the LOC105863104 gene encoding olfactory receptor 5AK2-like yields MTKGNGTELTEFFLLGFGAQHEFWYVLFIVFLLIYVTSMVSNIGMILLIKTDSRLQTPMYFFLQHLAFVDICYTSAITPKMLQDFTKENKSISLRGCALQLFVYATFATSDCYLLAAMAVDRYVAICKPLRYPIIMSRTVCIQLVAGSYAMGSLNASVHTSFTFSLSFCRSTSIDHFFCDVPPILALSCSNTDINIMVLVIFVGFNLVFTVLVVIFSYIYIMAAILRMSSTAGRRKAFSTCASHLTAVTIFYGTLSYMYLQPHSDHPQENMKVASIFYAIVIPMLNPLIYSLRNQEVKEALKVVRKAFF; encoded by the coding sequence ATGACAAAAGGAAATGGCACTGAATTGACTGAATTCTTTCTTCTGGGATTTGGTGCCCAACATGAGTTTTGGTATGTCCTCTTCATTGTATTTCTTCTGATCTATGTCACCTCCATGGTGAGTAATATTGGAATGATCCTACTCATAAAGACAGATTCCAGACTTCAAACACCCATGTACTTTTTTCTTCAACATTTGGCTTTTGTTGATATCTGTTACACCTCTGCTATCACACCCAAGATGCTCCAAgacttcacaaaagaaaacaagtcaaTATCACTCAGGGGATGTGCACTGCAGTTATTCGTTTATGCAACATTTGCAACCAGTGACTGTTACCTCCTGGCTGCTATGGCAGTGGACCGTTATGTAGCCATCTGTAAGCCACTTCGCTATCCCATAATCATGTCCCGAACGGTCTGCATCCAACTGGTAGCCGGATCATATGCCATGGGCTCATTAAATGCCTCTGTACACACATCTTTTACATTTTCACTGTCCTTCTGCAGGTCTACAAGCATTGATCACTTTTTCTGTGATGTTCCCCCAATTCTCGCCCTTTCCTGCTCCAACACTGACATCAACATCATGGTGCTTGTCATCTTTGTGGGATTTAACTTGGTGTTCACCGTGTTGGTTGTCATATTTTCCTACATATACATCATGGCTGCCATCCTGAGGATGTCTTCTACTGCAGGGAGGAGAAAGGCCTTCTCCACGTGTGCCTCCCACCTGACGGCCGTCACCATTTTCTATGGAACCCTCTCTTACATGTACTTACAGCCTCATTCTGATCATCCCCAGGAGAATATGAAAGTGGCCTCTATATTTTATGCCATTGTGATTCCCATGTTGAACCCTCTGATTTATAGTTTGAGAAATCAGGAGGTGAAAGAAGCTTTAAAAGTGGTAAGAAAAGCGTTCTTTTAG